A single region of the Acidobacteriota bacterium genome encodes:
- a CDS encoding amidohydrolase family protein has translation MTGNVVVPVLALPAIALLGACGSETELVEPADLAIVGAQLIDGTGGDAVVDAVILIDDGRVRAAGPSDAVEVPGGTEVVDAAGKTVIPGFVDLHAHYGGPVEATEQALRSQLYYGVTTTRSIGSDSPEKVALMLEANAGRPDLPRAFTAGLGFSYPGGFNSGFTNTPTTEEEARAMVREQAALGVHFTKMWINEVAEPGLKVPPEIRAAIVDESYRNGLIPVAHINEEADGVQLLEVGLNEFMHTTVRTFGPGGGVPMEDPVPSQAFLDLCLEKDCGFAPTLSIVQNAWHFAEHPELLDDPELRAVMNPRVLERWSDAETREAVLAADGFEGRKTSFRHMQDFVKTLHDHGIQVALGTDSGTPNVPMGWGTHHELELYVEAGLTPMETLVAATATGAGRMPPVGEADFGTLTVGMSADLIVLNADPLVDIRNTLQIDSVMLRGEWVYRETARRSVP, from the coding sequence ATGACGGGGAACGTCGTTGTTCCGGTTCTCGCACTGCCGGCGATCGCCCTTCTCGGGGCTTGTGGTTCTGAGACGGAGTTGGTAGAGCCCGCCGACTTGGCGATCGTCGGCGCCCAGCTCATCGACGGCACGGGTGGCGACGCCGTCGTCGACGCGGTCATCCTGATCGACGACGGACGCGTGCGGGCGGCCGGTCCGAGCGACGCCGTCGAGGTGCCGGGCGGCACGGAAGTCGTCGATGCAGCCGGCAAGACGGTGATCCCCGGCTTCGTCGACCTGCACGCACACTACGGCGGTCCTGTGGAGGCCACGGAGCAGGCGCTCCGGTCGCAGCTTTACTACGGCGTCACCACCACCCGCAGTATCGGCTCGGACAGCCCGGAGAAGGTGGCCCTGATGCTGGAGGCGAACGCCGGACGGCCGGACCTGCCGCGGGCGTTCACTGCCGGCCTGGGCTTCTCCTACCCGGGCGGCTTCAACTCGGGCTTCACGAACACGCCGACGACGGAGGAAGAGGCGCGCGCGATGGTTCGCGAGCAGGCGGCGCTCGGTGTTCACTTCACGAAGATGTGGATCAACGAGGTCGCGGAACCCGGCCTGAAGGTCCCGCCGGAGATCCGGGCCGCGATCGTCGACGAGTCCTACCGGAACGGGCTCATCCCGGTTGCCCACATCAACGAGGAGGCGGACGGGGTCCAACTCCTCGAGGTCGGCCTGAACGAGTTCATGCACACCACGGTGCGGACGTTCGGGCCGGGCGGCGGTGTGCCGATGGAGGATCCGGTGCCCAGTCAGGCGTTCCTCGACCTGTGCCTGGAGAAGGACTGCGGCTTCGCGCCCACCCTGTCGATCGTCCAGAACGCCTGGCACTTCGCCGAGCATCCGGAGTTGCTGGATGATCCGGAACTGCGCGCGGTGATGAACCCGCGTGTACTTGAGCGGTGGAGCGACGCGGAAACCCGCGAGGCCGTTCTCGCGGCGGATGGCTTCGAGGGGCGCAAGACCTCCTTCCGGCACATGCAGGACTTCGTCAAGACGCTCCACGACCACGGCATCCAGGTGGCGCTCGGTACCGACAGCGGCACGCCCAACGTGCCGATGGGGTGGGGCACACACCACGAACTCGAGCTGTACGTGGAGGCGGGTCTCACGCCGATGGAGACCCTCGTCGCCGCCACGGCGACCGGCGCCGGCCGGATGCCCCCGGTGGGCGAGGCGGACTTCGGGACGCTCACGGTCGGCATGAGCGCGGACCTGATCGTGCTGAACGCCGATCCGCTAGTCGACATCCGCAACACGCTGCAGATCGACAGCGTGATGCTGCGCGGCGAGTGGGTGTACCGCGAAACCGCGCGACGTTCAGTACCGTAG
- a CDS encoding LemA family protein, which produces MSILTIVTLAGLALLAVIFGASLIGTFNKLVTLKNRYQNAFAQIEVQLKRRYDLIPNMVEVAKGYMSHERETLEAVIQARNMAAGGLEQAAANPGDAAAIQGLASAEGVLTGTLGRLFALAEAYPDLKANQNMMQVSEELRSTENKVAFARQAFNDAVTTYNTFKQRFPAVMVAGMFGHGQDATLLEFDSEAIAEAPSISFE; this is translated from the coding sequence ATGAGCATTCTGACGATCGTCACTCTGGCCGGTCTGGCTCTCCTCGCCGTCATCTTCGGCGCGTCGCTGATCGGGACCTTCAACAAGCTCGTCACGCTGAAGAATCGCTACCAGAACGCCTTCGCGCAGATCGAGGTCCAGCTCAAGCGGCGCTACGACCTGATCCCGAACATGGTCGAGGTGGCGAAGGGCTACATGAGCCACGAGCGGGAGACACTCGAGGCGGTGATCCAGGCCAGGAACATGGCGGCCGGAGGCCTGGAGCAGGCGGCCGCGAACCCAGGCGACGCCGCGGCGATCCAGGGCCTGGCTTCGGCAGAGGGCGTTCTCACCGGCACGCTCGGCCGCCTGTTCGCGCTGGCTGAGGCCTACCCGGATCTGAAGGCGAACCAGAACATGATGCAGGTCAGCGAGGAACTGCGCTCGACCGAGAACAAGGTCGCCTTCGCGCGCCAGGCGTTCAACGACGCGGTGACCACGTACAACACGTTCAAGCAGAGGTTCCCGGCCGTGATGGTCGCCGGGATGTTCGGCCACGGCCAGGACGCGACGCTGCTCGAGTTCGACAGCGAGGCGATCGCCGAAGCGCCGAGCATCTCGTTCGAGTAG
- a CDS encoding DUF5916 domain-containing protein yields MSRPAALPVPAALVCCSLALLYRFSSGVAVAQEEPSRPTRTAVVTAVSEPILLDGVLDEPAWQSSARIGNLVQRIPTEGAVPSERTEVTLLRDADHLYIGVMCHDSEPGRILASQMARDASLRPDDYVELLLDTFRDQSNAYYFSTNPNGALVDGLVFANGETNEDWDAIWNVATQRSDQGWSAEFAIPFKSLNFPPDGTVWGFNFSRNIQRKFEEARWAGARFDAQFFQVSEAGEISGLGGLEQGLSLDIRPFVAGRWDYSAGSGEDSLRGKPGLDLFYNVTPNLKLTATFNTDFGETEVDARQINLTRFSIFFPEKRSFFLQDAGVFNFATTGVSQPGGIPSTGAEIFPFFSRRIGLLRGREVPLDYGLKLTGRVGRTEVGVLNVGTRDTSFVDDQSLFVGRVRQNFWQQSYVGALVTSGNQAVATDATTMGVDLRLATSDILGSGRNFVFNAWGLESDNEGVSENDASFGFAAAFPNDRYDAQVQWREIQENFDPALGFVQRRNVRMLRLGASFNPRPKNQWLGIQQMYHDIFYTEFTRLDNGLVESRDFYFTIVDWHFQSGDSLHSLFDVNPTYERLFEPFEISPGVVLPPGEYDFTPLRIFFTSAQKRRLQGSFGVTFGSFWSGDAETYSASLRYSAPPRLTIRVEARQTFARLPQGDFVARIHRAEFNYAVSPRLSFANVLQFDNRSGNLGFQGRVRWTLEPGNDLFFIFGQGWVQEVGERGSDFRQQDSRLAVKAQYTFRL; encoded by the coding sequence ATGAGTAGACCCGCCGCGCTTCCGGTGCCGGCAGCGCTGGTCTGCTGCTCGCTGGCGCTCCTCTACCGGTTCTCGTCCGGCGTCGCCGTAGCCCAGGAGGAGCCGAGCAGGCCGACCCGGACGGCGGTCGTCACGGCGGTGTCGGAGCCGATCCTCCTCGACGGCGTCCTGGACGAACCGGCGTGGCAGTCGTCGGCCCGGATCGGCAACCTGGTGCAACGCATTCCGACGGAGGGCGCCGTGCCTAGCGAGCGTACGGAGGTCACCCTGCTGCGCGACGCCGATCACCTCTACATCGGCGTGATGTGCCACGACTCCGAGCCGGGCCGAATCCTCGCGTCGCAGATGGCCCGCGACGCATCCCTCAGGCCCGACGACTACGTCGAGCTGTTGCTCGACACGTTCCGCGATCAGAGCAACGCCTACTACTTCTCGACGAACCCGAACGGCGCCCTGGTCGACGGCCTCGTGTTCGCGAACGGCGAGACGAACGAGGACTGGGACGCCATCTGGAACGTCGCGACGCAGCGCTCGGATCAGGGCTGGAGCGCGGAGTTCGCCATCCCCTTCAAGAGCCTGAACTTCCCGCCGGACGGCACGGTCTGGGGGTTCAACTTCAGCCGGAACATCCAGCGGAAGTTCGAGGAGGCGCGCTGGGCGGGCGCCCGTTTCGACGCGCAGTTCTTCCAGGTCTCGGAGGCGGGCGAGATCTCCGGCCTCGGGGGCCTGGAGCAGGGCCTCAGCCTGGACATCCGGCCGTTCGTCGCGGGGCGCTGGGACTACAGCGCCGGCAGCGGCGAAGACAGCCTGCGCGGCAAGCCCGGCCTCGACCTCTTCTACAACGTGACGCCCAACCTGAAGTTGACGGCCACCTTCAACACCGACTTCGGCGAGACCGAAGTCGACGCGCGCCAGATCAACCTGACCCGTTTCTCGATCTTCTTTCCCGAGAAGCGGTCCTTCTTCCTGCAGGATGCCGGCGTCTTCAACTTCGCGACCACCGGCGTCAGCCAGCCGGGAGGCATTCCCAGCACGGGAGCGGAAATCTTCCCCTTCTTCAGCCGCCGCATCGGACTGCTGAGAGGCCGGGAGGTGCCGCTCGACTACGGTCTGAAGCTGACCGGCAGGGTGGGCCGGACCGAAGTCGGCGTGCTCAACGTCGGCACCCGCGACACCTCCTTCGTAGATGACCAGAGCCTGTTCGTCGGACGGGTTCGGCAGAACTTCTGGCAGCAGTCGTACGTCGGCGCGCTCGTTACGAGCGGCAACCAGGCCGTCGCGACGGACGCCACCACGATGGGTGTCGATCTTCGCCTGGCCACCTCCGACATCCTGGGCAGCGGCCGGAACTTCGTCTTCAACGCCTGGGGACTCGAGAGCGACAACGAGGGAGTGTCGGAGAACGATGCGTCATTCGGCTTCGCGGCCGCGTTCCCGAACGACCGGTACGACGCCCAGGTGCAGTGGCGCGAGATCCAGGAGAACTTCGATCCCGCGCTCGGATTCGTTCAACGCCGCAACGTGCGGATGCTGCGGCTCGGCGCCAGCTTCAACCCGCGGCCGAAGAACCAGTGGCTGGGCATCCAGCAGATGTACCACGACATCTTCTACACGGAGTTCACCCGGCTCGACAACGGCCTGGTCGAGAGCCGGGACTTCTACTTCACGATCGTCGACTGGCACTTCCAGTCGGGCGACTCGCTGCACAGCCTGTTCGACGTGAACCCGACCTACGAACGGCTGTTCGAGCCCTTCGAGATCTCCCCCGGCGTGGTTCTGCCGCCGGGAGAGTACGACTTCACCCCGCTCCGGATCTTCTTCACCTCGGCGCAGAAGCGCAGGCTCCAGGGGAGCTTCGGGGTCACCTTCGGCAGCTTCTGGTCGGGAGACGCGGAGACCTACAGCGCGAGCCTCCGGTACTCCGCGCCGCCACGGCTGACGATCCGCGTCGAGGCGAGGCAGACCTTCGCGCGGCTGCCGCAGGGCGACTTCGTCGCCAGGATCCACCGGGCGGAGTTCAACTACGCCGTCTCGCCCAGGCTGTCCTTCGCGAACGTGCTGCAGTTCGACAACCGTTCGGGCAACCTCGGCTTCCAGGGCCGGGTGCGCTGGACCCTCGAGCCGGGCAACGACCTGTTCTTCATCTTCGGTCAGGGCTGGGTGCAGGAGGTGGGCGAGCGCGGCTCTGACTTCCGCCAGCAGGACTCGAGGCTGGCGGTGAAGGCGCAGTACACCTTCCGCCTGTGA
- a CDS encoding TIGR03435 family protein produces MPRPMIGVLVSPVMALMLACGAGSEQEGGEPVSAASSEDLSWAAPNPDAPGPGDLAPALAIEETLNGPAEGDAEWVALKGKATVLEFWATWCAPCVDVIPRLNELAEELPAEDIRFVSITDEEAGTVRPFLESIPISGVVGLDLDRSVFQDYGVLSIPTTFLVDNEGMVQAVTRAHDLTREDLLDLIAGRRPDVPELEDLDAMLELRALDELTARADSDHVVVRGSRGELRMLFAPTETAEYAMSRSPDEVRMVAADPALILRAAYGVRPGRFVMEAELPEQKYDVAVMTGGRPELVEPMFRQIVSAGLGIDAVWEERVVDAYVVGQKGEPKLKPLPDSARYGYSVSSDSLGATDLDGLVDQVARLLERPTVNETGIAGRYQILVKFDAPEPEAIFRAIEDTLGLTVVEEKRTVEMLVVRERAPGEPG; encoded by the coding sequence ATGCCGAGGCCAATGATCGGAGTCCTTGTCAGTCCGGTGATGGCGTTGATGCTCGCGTGTGGAGCAGGTAGCGAGCAGGAGGGCGGCGAGCCAGTGTCCGCTGCTTCCAGCGAGGATCTGAGCTGGGCGGCCCCGAACCCCGACGCGCCCGGCCCGGGAGACCTTGCCCCCGCCCTTGCCATCGAAGAGACGCTGAATGGTCCCGCCGAGGGAGATGCTGAGTGGGTGGCACTGAAGGGTAAGGCGACCGTTCTGGAGTTCTGGGCCACCTGGTGCGCGCCCTGTGTCGACGTGATCCCGCGCCTGAATGAGCTGGCCGAAGAACTGCCTGCGGAGGACATTCGCTTCGTTTCCATAACGGACGAGGAAGCAGGGACTGTCAGGCCGTTCCTAGAGTCGATCCCAATCTCCGGCGTGGTCGGCCTTGATCTCGACAGATCCGTCTTCCAGGACTATGGAGTTCTGTCGATACCGACGACGTTTCTCGTGGACAACGAAGGGATGGTTCAGGCAGTCACCCGGGCGCATGACCTGACCAGGGAGGATCTGCTCGACCTGATCGCGGGCCGTCGCCCTGATGTTCCTGAGTTGGAGGACCTCGACGCGATGCTCGAGCTAAGGGCGCTCGATGAGCTGACCGCTCGCGCCGACAGCGACCATGTTGTCGTGAGGGGCTCGAGAGGCGAGCTTCGCATGCTCTTCGCACCGACGGAGACGGCGGAGTACGCAATGAGTCGAAGTCCGGATGAGGTCCGGATGGTCGCGGCCGATCCGGCCCTGATCCTCCGCGCTGCCTACGGTGTTCGACCGGGCCGGTTCGTGATGGAAGCAGAGCTGCCTGAACAGAAGTACGACGTCGCGGTGATGACCGGCGGAAGACCCGAGCTCGTAGAACCGATGTTTCGCCAGATTGTCTCGGCGGGTCTGGGAATCGACGCCGTTTGGGAAGAGCGAGTAGTGGATGCGTACGTAGTCGGCCAGAAGGGTGAGCCAAAGCTCAAGCCCCTTCCCGATTCCGCACGGTACGGCTATTCGGTGTCCTCGGACTCGCTTGGGGCCACAGACCTGGATGGTCTCGTGGACCAGGTCGCCCGTCTGTTGGAGCGCCCAACCGTAAATGAGACGGGCATCGCGGGTCGCTACCAGATCTTGGTGAAGTTCGATGCGCCTGAACCGGAGGCCATCTTCAGGGCGATCGAGGACACATTGGGGCTGACGGTGGTTGAGGAGAAACGGACGGTCGAGATGCTGGTGGTTCGGGAGCGCGCTCCGGGAGAGCCGGGGTAG
- a CDS encoding carboxypeptidase-like regulatory domain-containing protein codes for MQILCIDGDRRAYPLEPIPGSRSTQIWSNPNLLAGERSPTHCWAWNEACPPHRVAPGEDAAGACKTNPSGSARLSIRVTSPGTDNDPPDGGTGLPDGVEIIGAPAEMWRETPISLLPTWATDSGLLSLPRGAEQWRLQARAEGRLSRPRDVSLEEDTVELVLLPAAGVSVQVTADRAPLAGARLSLVQPGRFADRRAPELLAFEFTDDAGEGNLAIAESERSLVVVGSPARTAAAFQRLEDVPAVVELGPGYAVTGVAVNVAGDPVAEARLLGLSWIPNGGGLMQRHTGKTGADGRFRLTGFSPGTALLRTDGGNLAYSRQLDLDHSVDLGSIVLASPEHVWLEIVNRDSRLPVHNASVQPAGGEWAAAGEDGAVLVSLVLGRSLLVKAKGYISASVELPDGAGQTGEEPFVVELEPAFTVEGTYVAADGLTPAAGGRFVARRETDNMSSHRPLAPDGSFSIDLPAGAYSLELSAGNAGSRRLSVNGSSGEVRDLGVVAASASAWVSGYVLSPDFVPVAGASISRVRSSEMGPLMAWALGNVDRVTTNAEGYFELFGLDGGVSTLRVEAEGFAPMEFEVEAQAVEWVDAGTVELSRGRRVRVRTDVDRGEVVVDTGLVGNPRQFIRVALVDGEALVERVPNGAFALQVLEDGVPVCEWDEQDETGGVSIRCDRSTVTVTGRVTLGDQAGDGMLLWQQKGRAALPEGGLITRGGPLPRTQVVSNRPQERQAMLNGEGRYRIEAVLPGNWEVIWMPLSGGQQDVREVEVPDGAGGDVVLDLDYGGVSLVGIVTEAGGAPATHATVDVFPSRRAVVADEVGRFQITGLVPGTYQLRARLRDLRSHLVDVELRTGRREAVDLVLVNDPPNDEVAIYIEGGGSGLCFVKADTGVSHVLQITGGMARQKLSPPLSRRLQVACRASGHWVLSDWRDLRQALDEGVVLDPFESTATLVLTGVAPGAPIEITGPGDWNLGSLRLWFGGARTFQVGETISNLPSGSYTLHWGSGSRIVRVERGRATEVEINA; via the coding sequence ATGCAGATTCTCTGCATCGACGGGGATCGGCGCGCGTATCCCCTGGAACCGATCCCGGGCAGCCGATCGACCCAGATCTGGAGCAACCCGAACCTGCTTGCCGGAGAACGGAGCCCCACGCATTGCTGGGCGTGGAACGAGGCCTGCCCTCCGCACCGCGTCGCTCCCGGTGAGGATGCCGCCGGCGCTTGCAAGACCAACCCCTCCGGAAGCGCCCGGCTGTCGATTCGGGTGACGTCCCCCGGAACGGACAACGATCCGCCAGACGGCGGCACCGGTCTGCCTGACGGAGTCGAGATCATCGGGGCGCCGGCCGAGATGTGGCGCGAAACGCCGATCAGCCTGTTGCCGACCTGGGCAACCGACTCCGGTCTGCTAAGCCTGCCCCGCGGCGCCGAGCAGTGGAGGTTGCAGGCTCGCGCCGAAGGACGACTTTCCCGCCCGCGAGACGTATCCCTGGAGGAGGACACGGTTGAACTGGTGTTGCTGCCCGCAGCCGGTGTCTCCGTACAGGTGACTGCTGACCGAGCGCCGCTTGCCGGTGCGCGTCTCTCTCTGGTGCAGCCTGGCCGATTCGCCGACAGGCGCGCGCCCGAGCTCCTCGCCTTCGAATTCACGGACGACGCTGGCGAAGGCAACCTGGCGATAGCGGAATCCGAACGCTCGCTAGTGGTCGTCGGCAGCCCCGCACGCACCGCGGCGGCCTTCCAGAGACTCGAGGACGTGCCGGCCGTCGTCGAACTAGGCCCGGGCTACGCAGTGACCGGTGTGGCTGTCAACGTCGCAGGCGACCCGGTAGCGGAAGCACGGTTGCTCGGCCTCTCCTGGATTCCGAACGGCGGCGGCCTGATGCAGCGCCATACGGGAAAGACGGGAGCCGACGGCCGCTTCCGCCTTACAGGGTTCTCGCCGGGGACCGCACTCCTGCGCACCGATGGCGGAAACCTCGCCTACTCCAGGCAGTTGGATCTCGACCACTCGGTCGACCTTGGCTCGATTGTGCTTGCTTCGCCCGAGCATGTGTGGCTGGAGATCGTCAACCGGGACAGCCGGTTGCCCGTCCACAATGCCTCCGTCCAGCCGGCAGGAGGCGAGTGGGCGGCCGCCGGCGAAGATGGCGCGGTTCTAGTGAGCCTAGTCCTCGGGCGGAGCCTGCTGGTCAAGGCCAAGGGTTACATTTCGGCCAGCGTGGAGTTGCCCGACGGTGCGGGGCAAACGGGCGAGGAGCCCTTCGTCGTTGAACTCGAACCGGCGTTCACCGTCGAGGGCACCTACGTGGCCGCCGACGGGCTCACGCCCGCGGCCGGTGGCCGGTTCGTGGCTCGGCGCGAAACCGACAACATGAGCAGCCATCGACCGCTGGCGCCGGATGGCTCATTCTCCATCGATCTGCCCGCCGGCGCGTACTCGTTGGAGTTGTCCGCCGGTAACGCCGGATCGAGGCGCCTCAGCGTCAACGGGTCATCCGGAGAGGTTCGGGATCTGGGAGTCGTTGCTGCCTCGGCCTCGGCCTGGGTTTCGGGCTACGTCCTCAGCCCGGACTTCGTACCTGTGGCAGGGGCATCGATCTCCCGCGTGCGCTCGTCCGAGATGGGACCGCTGATGGCGTGGGCGCTTGGCAACGTCGACCGCGTGACCACGAACGCTGAGGGCTACTTCGAACTGTTCGGTCTCGACGGCGGCGTCTCCACGCTCCGGGTGGAGGCAGAGGGGTTCGCGCCCATGGAGTTCGAAGTAGAGGCGCAAGCGGTTGAATGGGTCGACGCGGGAACTGTGGAACTCTCACGGGGACGCCGCGTCCGCGTTCGAACCGACGTAGACCGGGGTGAGGTCGTCGTCGACACGGGGCTCGTGGGGAATCCGAGGCAGTTCATTCGAGTCGCTCTCGTCGACGGCGAGGCCTTGGTCGAGAGGGTGCCGAACGGTGCCTTTGCGCTTCAGGTCCTTGAGGACGGCGTGCCTGTGTGCGAATGGGACGAGCAGGACGAAACCGGCGGTGTTTCGATTCGTTGCGACCGGAGCACGGTCACCGTTACAGGCCGAGTGACGCTCGGCGACCAGGCGGGAGACGGCATGTTGCTCTGGCAGCAGAAGGGGCGGGCAGCTCTGCCTGAAGGCGGCCTCATCACTCGCGGAGGCCCCTTGCCGAGGACGCAGGTCGTATCGAACCGGCCGCAGGAAAGGCAGGCCATGCTGAACGGCGAGGGCCGCTACCGGATCGAGGCGGTGCTTCCCGGCAACTGGGAAGTGATCTGGATGCCTCTATCGGGCGGACAACAGGATGTCAGGGAAGTTGAAGTCCCGGATGGCGCGGGGGGCGACGTGGTGCTGGATCTCGACTACGGCGGCGTCTCCCTGGTCGGGATCGTAACTGAAGCGGGTGGAGCGCCGGCTACGCACGCGACCGTGGACGTCTTTCCCAGCCGGCGAGCCGTGGTCGCCGACGAAGTCGGGCGCTTCCAGATCACGGGTCTGGTTCCGGGCACGTACCAGTTGCGCGCCCGGCTGCGTGATCTGCGCTCCCACCTCGTTGACGTCGAGTTGCGGACTGGCCGCAGGGAGGCGGTGGACCTGGTCCTTGTCAACGATCCGCCGAACGACGAAGTCGCCATCTACATTGAAGGAGGCGGCAGCGGCCTTTGTTTCGTCAAGGCCGATACGGGCGTGTCTCACGTTCTGCAGATCACTGGCGGCATGGCAAGACAGAAGCTCTCGCCGCCGCTCTCGCGCCGACTACAGGTCGCCTGCCGTGCCAGCGGGCATTGGGTCTTGAGCGATTGGCGGGATCTACGTCAGGCTCTTGACGAAGGAGTAGTGCTGGATCCCTTCGAGTCAACGGCGACGCTTGTCCTCACGGGCGTCGCGCCAGGCGCACCGATCGAGATCACCGGTCCCGGCGATTGGAACCTCGGCTCTCTCCGTCTCTGGTTCGGCGGAGCGCGGACCTTCCAGGTCGGCGAGACCATCTCGAACCTCCCAAGCGGGAGCTACACACTGCACTGGGGTAGTGGCTCGCGTATCGTACGGGTCGAACGCGGGCGTGCCACAGAAGTGGAGATCAACGCCTGA